The Pigmentiphaga aceris DNA segment CGGCCGTCACGGCATGATCCCCGACGTGAAAAGCCTGCGCATTCCGGTGCGTTACCTGGCGAATCTGCTGACCGCTGGCAAGGAAGCCCCCGTGGTGCTGGCGCTGGAACGCATGCTGGCCATGCGTGCCTACAAGCGTGCGCAGGTGGTGCACGGCGATGAAGACACCGAGGTGCTGGAACACGTGGGCCTGGATGCCGAGACGGTGGAGGACATGTACCGGATCATGGCGCTGGCCCAGTACGACGATCGTTTCGTGATTCCGTCCAGCCACAAGGAAATGGTCGAGAACAGTTTCCAGGACCAAGGTAGTTGCGGCTTCACCTTCGGCAATGGGTGCAGCGATGGGGTGTCGGAGGTGTCGCTCTTCGGTCGCCGCCCCAAGGGCACGGTGATTCACGTGGACTTGCCCAAGTCACGCAAGACCCCGGCGCAGGCGGGTTGATGCGCAACCGGCCGACCAGCCTGATCTGGCCGGCCAGTGATCCATCCCCGTGTTCCGTTTTCTGGAGAATTCGATGTCCGCCATTCCCCCGCTTCGCTTGTATTCGCTGTTGTCCGCGCTGCTCGATTATCCCGGGCAAGAATTGCTCGACGCCATGCCCGAGCTTGATGCCCGACTACATGACCACCCCATTGCGCGTGTCACGTTGATGCCGCTGACCGAGCTGCTGGCAAGCACACCGCTGATTGCCTTGCAGGAGAACTATGTTGCGACCTTCGATCGCAACCCGGCGCATTCGCTGCACCTGTTCGAACACATTCACGGTGAAAGTCGTGACCGTGGCCAGGCCATGGTCGATCTGCTGGCCGAGTATCAACGGCATGGGCTGGAACCGCAGGGCTACCAATTGCCCGATCACGTGCCGCTGTTCCTGGAATTCCTGGGCACGCTGAGCGCCGACGAAGCAGAGAACCTGTTGGACGACGCCATTCACGTGCTGGCTGCAATCGGTTCACGCCTGGCGCGCAACGACAGCCCGTATGCATCGGTGTTCAAGGTCTTGTGCAGCCTGACCTCGGTGGAGCCGCGCGAACAGGCAGACCCGCCGGTGCGCGACATGGACGAGGCGATGGAAACCTTCGGTGTTGGCCCGGACGGTGCCGAGCCGTTGTTGCGAACCATGCCGTCCGGCCCGCAACCGCTGCGCTTCCACCCCCGCGCCGCGACCGCCCATTGATCCGCCGGAGGACTCGTCATGCTTCATAAATTCCTGTTCGGCATCTACCCCTACATCGCCTTCGCCATCTTCCTGCTGGGCAGTCTGGTGCGCTTCGAACGCGAGCAATACACCTGGAAGAGCGACAGTTCGCAGCTGCTTCACGAAGGCAATCTGCGTCTGGGCAACATCCTGTTCCACATCGGCATCATCGGCCTGTTCTTCGGCCACCTGGTTGGCCTGCTGATGCCGGTGCTGGTGTGGGACACGCTGGGCGTGGGCCACGGTTTCAAGCAGATGGTTGCCATGTCGATGGGTGGGGTGCTGGGTGTCATCACCCTGATCGGTTTGGTGATTTTGCTGCATCGCCGCTTCACCAATCCGCGCATTGCGGCCGTGACCCGCACGGGCGACAAGGTCTTGCTGCTGTGGCTGTTGGTGACGCTGCTGCTTGGCCTGTCGACCATCGTGCCGTCGTACAGCCACATGGACGGCGAAATGATGTTGACGCTGATGGGCTGGGCACAGCACCTGGTGACCTTGCGCAGCAGCGCCGCCGACCTGATCGTGGACACGCCGCTGCTGTTCAAGCTGCATCTGTTCATGGGGGTCACGCTGTTTGCGATCTTCCCGTTCACCCGCCTGGTGCACGTGTGGAGTGGGTTTGGATCGGTGTTCTATCTGGGCCGCGCCTGGCAGCTGGTACGCCCGCGTCGTCGCTGATCACGGCTTCATCCCACCGCTAAATTTTCTGGAGAAACATCATGCCGGTCATCGTCAATGGCAAGGAATTCAGCGACGCGGACATGGAGGCCGAATTGCCCTCGCATCGCGACGCCCCCAACCCCATGCGGCGGGCCATGACTGCGCTGGTGTTGCGGCAGGTATTGCGTGACGAAGCCAAGCAGCTTGGACTGCCCACCGATTCCGATGAAGCGATCATCGACGGCCTGGCGCAAGGCCAGTTGAAGGTGCCGGTGGCGACAGAGGCCGACTGCCGCCGCCACTACCAGCAACACCCCGATCACTTCACCGTGGGTGAGTTGGTCGAGGCCGATCACATTCTGTTCCAGGTGACCGAACGCGTCGATCTGGACGCCTTGCGTGCCCGTGCACAGTCGGTGCTGGATGCCGTATTGGCCGAGCCAAGCAGTTTTGCCGAGCATGCGGCGGCGTGCTCCAACTGTCCGTCTGGGGAGGTGGGCGGCAATCTGGGGCAACTGAGCAGAGGTGCCACGGTGCCGGAGTTCGAGAAGGTGGTTTTTGCGATGCCTGCGGGCACCATCTTGCCGCACTTGCTGGAGACACGCTTCGGCCTGCACATCGTGCGTGTGGCCCGTCGCGTGGACGGCAGCTTGCTGCCCTTCGAACACGTGGCCCCGTCGATTGCCGCCGCCCTGGGAGCAGCCGCCCGCGATGTCGCATGGCGGCAGTACCTGAGCGTGTTGGTGGGGCGCGCGAAGATCGAAGGGATCGAACTCGAAGGTGCCGACAGTCCGTTGGTGCAATAGGCGGAGCCGCACATGCTGCCTTCTGCCGAGCCTGCTATCCCGGTGCCGTCCGCCGCGAGCGTGTCCCCCGCGTTGTCTGCCACTACGTTGTCGACGCGGCCTGCTTCGTCACCCATTGGCCTGATCGATGGCTTCGGCCGTCGCATCGACTATCTGCGCGTGTCGGTCACTGACCGCTGCGACCTGCGCTGCACCTACTGCCTGCCCAAGGGATTCAAGGGTTTCGAAGAGCCTGCGAACTGGTTGAGCCTGGCGGAAATGCAGCGTCTGGTTGGCTTGTTCGTTGAGCTTGGGGTGCACAAGGTGCGCCTGACCGGTGGTGAACCGTTGCTGCGGCGGGGCATCGGCGAACTGGCTGCGGGCATTGCTGCGTTGCCCGGTCTGAAAGACCTGTCGGTATCCACCAACGGCACCCGTTTGACGCATCACGCCACGGCCTTGCGCCAAGCGGGCGTGACGCGCCTGAATGTCAGCCTGGACACCTTGGACCCCGCCTGTTTTGCGCGCATCACCGGGCGGGATTGTCTGTCCGATGTGTTGTCGGGTCTGGCGGCGGCGCAGGCGGCGGGGTTCGATCCGATCAAGCTGAATATGGTGATGCAGGGGGCGGTGAACGATGCTGATGTCGAGCGCATGGTGGCATTCTCGATCGAGCATGGTTTTGTGTTGCGTTTGATCGAGGCGATGCCGATGGGGGATACCGGGCGGTCGGTGATGCCGGTGGATGCCAGTGCCTTGGGGATTCGACTGGCGGCGCGTTTTGGGCTGGTACCGGCGATTGAGCGGGGCGGGGGCGGGCCGGCGCGTTATTGGCGTGCTGCCAGTGCGGATGCGTCGGTGCGGGGGGGCATGAGTCTGGGGGTGATTACGCCGATGTCTCAGCATTTCTGTGCATCGTGCAATCGGGTGCGTTTGGGGGTGGATGGGACCTTGTATTTGTGTCTGGGGCAGGAGGATAAGGTCGACTTGGGGCGGCAGTTGCGGGATGGGGCGAGTGATGCTCAGCTACGGTCGGCGATTGTGGCGGCGATGGCGATGAAGCCTGAGCGGCATGTGTTCGATTCGAGGCCGGGGCAGGTGGTTCGGTTCATGTCGCAGACTGGGGGGTGAGTTTTGCTGTGACGGTGTTTTTTTGTTCTTTTGCCAGTCGCGGGTGGTGGGGCCGGCTCGTCTGCCCCGCTTGACTTTGGCGTCGGGTCTCCGCCCTCCACCTTGTCCAGAAGGGCAGACAATCCGGCCCCACCACCCACGCCTTCAAAGACGTTTGGTTAAAAGCTAATCCCGCCTTTGGGCGTGCGCCATTCTCTGGCTGCCAAGTGCTGGAATCGGTTCTCGGTATTCCTGGGCCACGTTTCTTGATCGCCACGCGGCTGGCCGTGGGGACTGGCTGGCCAGGTCGCCACGAAGCGGTTTCTCCGGCTCACGATTCGGTGGGTTCTTCAGTTGCCTTTTACGGCAGTGCCACTCAAGAATATTTGCGCGCCTGCTTGGTGGTGGGGTGACACCGAAGCGGGTGGCCGCCGCGTTACGGCATGCGGAGAGCGGCAGCGACGATCGTGGTGCTGGCGGCTGATTGGCGAAAACGCTTGTGCTGCGATTGGTCAAGGCGCTTGCCATGCTCGATAGCAACGCCACCGGGGCATTGGTAGCCTGGAATGCTGAGCTGCGTACGGTGATCTTCGCGTGCTCGATCATCTTGGTCCCATCAACGGTGACGAGCTGGTTCTCGATCGGTGGCACGCCCTGGGTTGTTGGAAGTGCTTGGCATCATCGGCATGCACCACTGCTCACTACCATTCATCGCCGCCTTGAACGTCTTTACCGCTTCGAACGTTCATCGCTTTGAACATTCGTCATCGCTCCGAACGTTGATCAGCAGCCCGAACGTTCAATGCATAGCCTTCAAAGCGCCAACCTTCAGCGCCCCGCCTTTTCGTCGCATTACCTGGTGCGCGGCCACCCGCTTCCGTGTCACCCCACCGCCAAGCAGGCGCGCAAATTTTCTTGCGTGGCGCTGCCCTGAAAGGCCCCTGATATACGGCCAGAACCGTGAGCCGCTGAGTCGCTTCGTGGCGACCTGGCCAGCCAGTCCCCACGGCCAGCCGGATAGCGTTTAAGCATGGTGGCCCATGCACGCCGAGAACCGTTCACAGCACCAAGCAGCCAGAGAATCAATACGCGTCCAAAGGCGGCATGCGCTTTTAACCAAACGTCTTTGAAGGCGTGGGTGGTGGGGCCGGGTCGGCTGCCCTTCTGGACAAGGTGGAGGGCGGGAGCCCCGACGCCAAAGTCCAGCGGGGCAGACGAGTCGGCCCCACCACCCGCGACTGGCAGAAGAACAAACCCACCGTTCCAAAAAACCAAAAAACGACGCCACAAAACCCCGCGCGCGCCATCCTAAGCACGTTTGTCTGCACGACATTTGTTGTAGATCAAATCGAACCATCGTCAGGAAGCGCGGCACAGGAACACGCGGGCTACGCTGAAAAGCTCAGCAATCGCCGCGCACATACCGCCCCAATGTCCAGTCAGTCAGCCCCCGACGACCAGCCACGCCTGCGCAATCGCCTGTCCACCCGCATCATCGGAGCCTCGCTCGCCGCACTGCTGATCGTCGTCAGCATGGTCTGCTGGACACTGTGGCTGTCCTGGCAACTCGAAGGCGCAGGCGCTGCGATCAACGACACAGGCAGCTTGCGCATGCGTGCCACCCGCGTGGCGGTAGCACTCCTGCGCGGTGAAAGCGCCGACGTCGACATGACGATGCAAAACACCGTGCTGGCCCGACTGGTTGAAGGCAACCCGGCGCGGCCCCTGTTTTTGCCGACCGACCACGACGTGCAGGTGCAAATGACAGTCGTGGCGCAATCGTGGCGAACGCAACTGCAACCTGCGCTGGTGTCAGCGCTGGCCGGAGAAGGCAACGACATCTACCTGGACCTGCTGCCGCGGTTTGTTCATCAAGCCGATCGGCTCGTGCGGCTGATCGAACGCGACAATGCCGGCAAGACCTCCTTGCTGCGGTTCTCTCAAGGCGTACTGCTGGTCATGGCCGGGATGGGCACACTGGCCATGATTGCGTTGCTGCACCTGTGGATCATTGCCCCCGTGCTGCGGCTGCGGGACGGACAGCGGCGACTGGCTGCGCGCGAGATGGGGGCGCGGGTGCCGGTCATCGGCGGTGACGAACTCGGCAAGCTGGCAGAAGGCTTCAATCAGATGGCGGACGAACTGGCTGCCGCCTACGCCGATCTGGAAACACGCGTCGAAGAAAAGACCGCGCAACTGGCCACCCAGAACCGCGAGCTTGCCGCCTTGTACGACATGGCGGCGTTTCTGAATCAGCCCAACGATATCGAGCAGACCTGCCACGGCTTCCTGACCCGGGTAATGGCACAGTTCGGTGCCGATGGCGGCAGTGTGCGTGCCATCGATCCGCGTGGTGAAAACCTGCACCTGGTGGTGTCGGAAGGCTTGTCGGACGAGCTGGAAGATGCCGAGCATTGCATGCCGGTGAACGCGTGTTTCTGCGGGGAAGCCACGCGCCAGGGTGTGATCGTGATCCACGATTTTCATGCTGCACCCACACGCGATTTTCGTTGTGCGCAGGAAGGTTTCGGCAGTCTGGCGGTGTTTCGCATCGTCACGCCTGACGAGGTGCTGGGTTCGTTCTCTTTGCATTTTCGCCAGCAGACCAAGCTGTCGGCCAGCCAGACGCAACTGGCCAGCACGCTTGGTCAACACCTTGGCATCGCGCTGGATAATTGCCGGCTGGGTGCGAAAGAACAGCAATTGGCGGTGGCCCAGGAACGCAATCTGGTGGCGCAGGGGTTGCACGACAGCATTGCGCAGGGGCTGAATTTCCTGAACCTTCAGGTGCAGATGCTGACAGCCGCTGCCACGCGTGGCGACTTGGCCGACATTCGTGCAACCGTGCCATTGATGGCAACCGGCGTGCGTGAAAGTTACGAGGACGTGCGTGAGTTGCTGGTGAATTTCCGCACCAGGCTTGACCATGAAGAACTGCGCTCGGCAGTCGAAGAGGCCGTCCTGCGTTTCCGTCGCCAGACTGATATCCAGGTCGATCTGGATATCGACGAAGACGGCGGCGCACCCTTGCCACCCGACCAGCAATTGCAGGTCTTGTTCATCCTGCAAGAGGCGTTGTCGAATGTCCGCAAGCATGCGCAGGCCCAGCGGGTACACATCCAGATCGTCAACCAGCGCGACTTCTCGCTGACGGTATCCGACGATGGGCAGGGCTACGATCCCGCGGAGGTTGCCGAGCGTGGCGAGCGCCATATAGGCTTGAGCATCATGGCCGAGCGGGCGGCGCGCATCCGGGCGCAGCTGCACCTGACGGGCAAGACGGGGCATGGTGCAAGTGTGTCGCTACAGCTTGCGCGCGAGGAACGACTGTCTGCCTGAGCTTGTCCGGGAGTCGTGTGGCTGCCGATTTCCGCAGCGCTAACACCGCGATGCACAGCACGTTCGTCGCGCAGTACCGCTGTCTTTTGAACTCATTTTTCCAACCCATGACCATTCGAATCCTGCTGATCGACGACCATTCCCTGTTTCGTTCCGGTGTGCGCCTGCTGTTGCAGCGTCAGGCCGATTTCGAGGTGGTGGCCGAGGCGGCGGATGGGCTGGACGGCGTTAAACGGGCGCGTGAGCACCGCCCTGACGTGATCCTGCTCGACCTGAACATGCCGGGCTTGTCGGGGCTTGAAACCTTGAAACTGCTGACCCAGGAGCTGCCTGACAGCGCGGTGCTGATGCTGACGGTGTCGGAAGATGCCGATGACCTGGGCGACGCCTTGCGCAGCGGTGCGCGTGGCTATCTGGTGAAAAACATCGAGGCCGATGCGCTGACGAGTGCGATTCGACGCGCGGCAAGTGGTGAAGCGGTGATTGCCGACAGCATGACGGCCAAGCTGGTGGCGCAGTTTCGCGCGCAACCTGCTCAGGCATCTGCCGCCGACACCCCGGCAGCACGTGCCCGCCTGACGGCCCGTGAGCGCGATATCGTGCAGTGCCTGGCGCGTGGCGAAAGCAACAAGGAAATCGCCCGTCATCTGGATGTCGCGGAAAGCACGGTGAAGATCCACGTGCAGAACATCTTGAAGAAGCTGAACCTGACGAGCCGTGTGCAGATTGCGGTGTATGCGGTCGAGCATGGGTTCGGCAGCGATCAAGGCGGTGATCAAGGGGGGGCTTGAGTCAGATCTCGAAAGGTCAGACTCGAAAGTCTGGGTCTGCGCAACAATCGCAAAAACCGAACCAATGTTGGTTACGCCTCAGGGGAAGGCAAAGTATTGATGCACGATAAAATATGTTGAGAGACGGTTTTTTTCCGTGGGCTGGATGCGACGGAAGCACCTTCTCAGCCTGACATCCTCCAGAATTTGACCTTTCACCCCATGGCAAGTTTTGTGTCGCTGCCCCGCATTCTCCTGATCGACGATTCACCCGTGGACCTTCGCCTGATGGTCGAGTTTCTGCGCGGTCGTGGCTTTGTCGTGCTGATTGCCCAGGATGGCGAGCAGGGGCTGGCGCGTGCGCATGACTTGTCGCCAGACCTGATCTTGCTGGACGTCCGCATGCCGGGTGCCGACGGATTCACCATTTGCCGCCGTCTGAAGCAAGACGAGGTCACGCGTCACGTTCCGGTGATTTTCCTGACGGGCGCAGACGAAGTCAGCGAACGGCTGGCCGGATTCGAGGCGGGTGCGGTCGATTACATCGTAAAACCCTTCTTCGAAGAAGAAGTAGTAGCGCGTATTCGCGTGCATCTGCAGCGCGGGCGTGCGCCGCTGGCCGTGGCACCGGCCTCTGACGTGGTGCCACCAGAAGCGGTATCGCGCGAAAAAGACTGGGTGCAGCAAGCCTGCTCGTTGCTCGACGAGCGTCTGAGCGATCCGCCGTCGGTATTCGATTTGGCGCGCATCGTTGGCACCAACGAGCGTCGCCTGAGTGAACTGTTCCGCGAGCAGGTGGGCAATACCGTGTTTGGCTACGTGCGTGAACAGCGTCTGCTGCTTGCCGCCCGCTTGCTGGTGCAGACCAGTGTGCCGGTTCAGGATATGGCCGAACAGGTGGGCTACAGCACCAGCAGCAATTTCATCACCGCTTTCCGCGCCCGTTTCGGCTGTTCGCCACGGCGCTATCGCACGGCCAACGCGACAGGGCGCGCGGCGTGACGCTGACAACTGCGCTCGCCAGACGGGCGCGGTGGCAATGGGTGTTGGCGCTGGGTCTGCTGTGCTGTTGCCTGCAGGCCTTTGCGATGGTGCTTCCGGCGGGGTCCAACGCGCCGACCATGCGTGTCGGACGGATGATGGATGTTGCCGAAGACGTGCAAGGCAAGTGGTTGCTGTCAGACGCCATCGCGCACGACGCAGACTTCGCCCCGGTGGTCGCGGAAAATTTCTCTGCCGGGTTCTCGGCCTCGGCCTGGTGGTTTCGCATCACCTTCGACAACCAGGACGACGTTCGCATACGACGCCTGTTTCGGGTGGACCCGCCACGGCTTGAGCGTGTGACGGTGTTTGTGCCCGATGCGGCGGCCAACGATATCGACCTGCGCCGCGCAAAAGATGCGACGGCTCCCGGCTGGTGGA contains these protein-coding regions:
- a CDS encoding peptidylprolyl isomerase, which produces MPVIVNGKEFSDADMEAELPSHRDAPNPMRRAMTALVLRQVLRDEAKQLGLPTDSDEAIIDGLAQGQLKVPVATEADCRRHYQQHPDHFTVGELVEADHILFQVTERVDLDALRARAQSVLDAVLAEPSSFAEHAAACSNCPSGEVGGNLGQLSRGATVPEFEKVVFAMPAGTILPHLLETRFGLHIVRVARRVDGSLLPFEHVAPSIAAALGAAARDVAWRQYLSVLVGRAKIEGIELEGADSPLVQ
- a CDS encoding type IV pili methyl-accepting chemotaxis transducer N-terminal domain-containing protein, with protein sequence MSSQSAPDDQPRLRNRLSTRIIGASLAALLIVVSMVCWTLWLSWQLEGAGAAINDTGSLRMRATRVAVALLRGESADVDMTMQNTVLARLVEGNPARPLFLPTDHDVQVQMTVVAQSWRTQLQPALVSALAGEGNDIYLDLLPRFVHQADRLVRLIERDNAGKTSLLRFSQGVLLVMAGMGTLAMIALLHLWIIAPVLRLRDGQRRLAAREMGARVPVIGGDELGKLAEGFNQMADELAAAYADLETRVEEKTAQLATQNRELAALYDMAAFLNQPNDIEQTCHGFLTRVMAQFGADGGSVRAIDPRGENLHLVVSEGLSDELEDAEHCMPVNACFCGEATRQGVIVIHDFHAAPTRDFRCAQEGFGSLAVFRIVTPDEVLGSFSLHFRQQTKLSASQTQLASTLGQHLGIALDNCRLGAKEQQLAVAQERNLVAQGLHDSIAQGLNFLNLQVQMLTAAATRGDLADIRATVPLMATGVRESYEDVRELLVNFRTRLDHEELRSAVEEAVLRFRRQTDIQVDLDIDEDGGAPLPPDQQLQVLFILQEALSNVRKHAQAQRVHIQIVNQRDFSLTVSDDGQGYDPAEVAERGERHIGLSIMAERAARIRAQLHLTGKTGHGASVSLQLAREERLSA
- the moaA gene encoding GTP 3',8-cyclase MoaA translates to MSTRPASSPIGLIDGFGRRIDYLRVSVTDRCDLRCTYCLPKGFKGFEEPANWLSLAEMQRLVGLFVELGVHKVRLTGGEPLLRRGIGELAAGIAALPGLKDLSVSTNGTRLTHHATALRQAGVTRLNVSLDTLDPACFARITGRDCLSDVLSGLAAAQAAGFDPIKLNMVMQGAVNDADVERMVAFSIEHGFVLRLIEAMPMGDTGRSVMPVDASALGIRLAARFGLVPAIERGGGGPARYWRAASADASVRGGMSLGVITPMSQHFCASCNRVRLGVDGTLYLCLGQEDKVDLGRQLRDGASDAQLRSAIVAAMAMKPERHVFDSRPGQVVRFMSQTGG
- the narJ gene encoding nitrate reductase molybdenum cofactor assembly chaperone, which gives rise to MSAIPPLRLYSLLSALLDYPGQELLDAMPELDARLHDHPIARVTLMPLTELLASTPLIALQENYVATFDRNPAHSLHLFEHIHGESRDRGQAMVDLLAEYQRHGLEPQGYQLPDHVPLFLEFLGTLSADEAENLLDDAIHVLAAIGSRLARNDSPYASVFKVLCSLTSVEPREQADPPVRDMDEAMETFGVGPDGAEPLLRTMPSGPQPLRFHPRAATAH
- the narI gene encoding respiratory nitrate reductase subunit gamma, with translation MLHKFLFGIYPYIAFAIFLLGSLVRFEREQYTWKSDSSQLLHEGNLRLGNILFHIGIIGLFFGHLVGLLMPVLVWDTLGVGHGFKQMVAMSMGGVLGVITLIGLVILLHRRFTNPRIAAVTRTGDKVLLLWLLVTLLLGLSTIVPSYSHMDGEMMLTLMGWAQHLVTLRSSAADLIVDTPLLFKLHLFMGVTLFAIFPFTRLVHVWSGFGSVFYLGRAWQLVRPRRR
- a CDS encoding response regulator; the encoded protein is MTIRILLIDDHSLFRSGVRLLLQRQADFEVVAEAADGLDGVKRAREHRPDVILLDLNMPGLSGLETLKLLTQELPDSAVLMLTVSEDADDLGDALRSGARGYLVKNIEADALTSAIRRAASGEAVIADSMTAKLVAQFRAQPAQASAADTPAARARLTARERDIVQCLARGESNKEIARHLDVAESTVKIHVQNILKKLNLTSRVQIAVYAVEHGFGSDQGGDQGGA
- a CDS encoding response regulator transcription factor, which produces MSLPRILLIDDSPVDLRLMVEFLRGRGFVVLIAQDGEQGLARAHDLSPDLILLDVRMPGADGFTICRRLKQDEVTRHVPVIFLTGADEVSERLAGFEAGAVDYIVKPFFEEEVVARIRVHLQRGRAPLAVAPASDVVPPEAVSREKDWVQQACSLLDERLSDPPSVFDLARIVGTNERRLSELFREQVGNTVFGYVREQRLLLAARLLVQTSVPVQDMAEQVGYSTSSNFITAFRARFGCSPRRYRTANATGRAA